One genomic region from Osmerus eperlanus chromosome 6, fOsmEpe2.1, whole genome shotgun sequence encodes:
- the LOC134022005 gene encoding uncharacterized protein LOC134022005 — protein MHFFHPYSFPAPYSYSTMIPSSLPPHALSSYNGSRRLPPIHPQYPLLFNPPPQPFCLGGRDRRRGPQDPGQQYHHYYSPWPWHMWSNNLLNYQHLYSHPQAPPAPVAPTPPKPSRFQTQTWPEGFTLRGDLRWGRLERVYGPRRELPEFVREDLRRVYGTYPRTDLSITYQGGEYVVRGDPHVGEQEYRVERRVVQLAESPEGDSVSEVVEERKKKRGWKGRRS, from the coding sequence ATGCACTTCTTCCACCCATACAGCTTCCCAGCACCATACTCCTACAGCACCATGATTCcatcctccctacctccacaTGCGCTGTCGTCTTACAACGGCAGCCGCCGTCtgccacccatccacccacagTATCCGCTGCTCTTCAATCCACCTCCGCAGCCCTTCTGCCTGGGTGGCAGAGACCGCAGGAGGGGTCCCCAAGACCCTGGTCAACAGTACCACCACTACTACAGCCCCTGGCCCTGGCACATGTGGTCTAACAACCTTTTGAATTACCAGCATTTGTATTCACACCCTCAGGCACCTCCGGCCCCAgtggcccccacccctcctaaGCCCTCCAGGTTCCAGACTCAGACCTGGCCAGAGGGCTTCACCCTGAGAGGAGATCTCCGCTGgggcaggctggagagggtgtaCGGCCCTCGGAGGGAGCTTCCAGAGTTTGTAAGGGAGGATCTGCGGAGAGTTTATGGGACCTACCCTCGGACGGACCTGAGCATCACCTACCAGGGTGGGGAGTACGTGGTGAGAGGGGACCCCCATGTCGGGGAGCAGGAGTAccgggtggagaggagggtggtccAGCTGGCAGAAAGCCCAGAGGGGGACAGCGTGAGCgaagtggtggaggagaggaagaaaaaaaggggatggaagggaaggagatcataa
- the mettl18 gene encoding histidine protein methyltransferase 1 homolog codes for MSFSFNFDVRIEATSQSDESSDVTQNEGQNGKHKCAAKPEKAVSSSPAEPVKEAVEHLLPVEPHSLLEDAVSETITIGALPPLHFLNESVFERTAGEREDGESILSRTAAQRSDLISGVYEGGLKVWECTYDLLELVDREGETFAGKRVLDLGCGAGLLGIVALKRGARLVHFQDYNSTVIEQLTLPNVLINCHEGEGDVEESEEEDDDKKGSEKRTREESDREVEEEKRAGREKKGDGKVKEKTENSPPPPKKRALEPSKDSKLSRCRFFSGDWRTYLPLVLGEDPSPKYDIIFTSETIYNTANYPALHDTIQGLLAQEGLVYLATKAHYFGVGGGLHLFETFVEQRGVFCVERLWDMDEGLQRHVVALRFNTIKSH; via the exons ATGTCATTCAGTTTCAACTTCGATGTGCGGATAGAAGCAACAAGCCAGTCTGACGAGAGCAGTGACGTTACTCAAAATGAAGGCCAGAATGGGAAGCATAAATGCGCAGCTAAACCT gagAAAGCTGTCAGCAGCAGTCCAGCAGAACCAGTTAAAGAGGCTGTGGAACACCTCCTCCCTGTGGAGCCTCACTCCCTCCTTGAGGACGCAGTTTCTGAGACCATTACCATTGGagcgctccctcctctccacttcctgAATGAGTCAGTGTTCGAAAGGACagccggagagagggaggatggggagagcaTCCTGTCCCGCACCGCCGCTCAGAGATCGGACCTCATCTCAGGAGTGTACGAGGGGGGGTTGAAGGTGTGGGAGTGCACCTATGACCTGCTTGAGCtggtggacagggagggggagacgttCGCGGGGAAGAGGGTCCTGGACCTGGGCTGTGGGGCGGGGCTGCTTGGTATCGTGGCTCTGAAGAGGGGAGCCAGGCTGGTCCACTTCCAGGACTATAACAGCACAGTCATAGAACAGCTCACGTTGCCTAACGTGCTGATAAACTGCCACGAGGGGgaaggagatgtggaggagagtgaggaagaggacgaCGACAAGAAGGGAAGTGAAAAACGAACGAGAGAGGAAAgcgacagagaggtagaggaggagaagagggcaggaaGGGAAAAGAAAGGTGACGGAAAAGTgaaggagaagacagagaacaGCCCACCACCACCTAAGAAGAGAGCCCTGGAACCTTCCAAGGATTCCAAGCTATCCCGGTGTCGCTTCTTCTCTGGAGACTGGAGGACTTATCTGCCACTAGTCCTGGGGGAAGATCCGTCCCCTAAATATGACATTATATTCACCTCTGAAACTATTTACAACACAGCCAACTACCCGGCGCTCCACGACACTATCCAGGGGCTCCTGGCACAGGAGGGGCTGGTCTACCTGGCCACCAAGGCCCACTACttcggggtggggggcgggctgCACCTGTTTGAGACGTTTGTGGAGCAGAGGGGGGTGTTTTGCGTGGAACGTCTGTGGGATATGGATGAGGGCTTGCAGAGACATGTTGTGGCCCTTAGATTTAACACCATAAAGTCACATTGA
- the zdhhc16a gene encoding palmitoyltransferase ZDHHC16A isoform X2, whose translation MCLFTQLECNPRKVSFDWNAEKPLGQAQVVCWASKLPASLASLRSRMRLCPSSVLLFLRWVRLRVCTRRGRSRLPLWPRERWVYLRLLVQSLCFNSLTNSDVVFDSLFEPVFWLVDYVTRWFGMVFVFLVVILTSSILLIAYLILIPMVLTTYSPPWIAWHICYGHWNLVMIVFHYYKATKTAPGYPPTVKNDVPFVSVCKKCIIPKPARTHHCGICNTCILKMDHHCPWLNNCVGHLNHRYFFCFCLFMTMGCFYCSISGRNLFMDAYSAIERFKHMDAEKPGVPVTGMGLLIGILPPGQTNYQTPAPPYTFRDKMFHKSIIYMWVLTSTVAVALGGLTIWHAVLISRGETSIERHINSKETQRLAQRGRVYKNPFDYGRLNNWKVFFGVERRRTCPSGKRHDLGHLSNQKGDDASMTPDPTDSSCSYSQKPLLLSASLGNSLTGLTMWVWAGEQGDQQGLLPFIDNKRIL comes from the exons ATGTGTCTTTTCACACAACTGGAGTGCAATCCTAGAAAAGTAT CCTTTGACTGGAATGCAGAAAAGCCTCTTGGGCAAGCGCAGGTAGTGTGTTGGGCAAGCAAATTGCCTGCCTCGCTAGCTTCACTTCG GAGCAGAATGAGGCTGTGCCCCAGCTCTGTGCTCCTGTTCCTGCGCTGGGTGCGGTTGCGTGTGTGTACCCGTAGGGGGCGTAGCAGGTTGCCCCTGTGGCCGAGGGAGAGATGGGTCTACCTCAGACTGCTGGTCCAGTCCCTCTGCTTCAACTCTCTAACCAACTCAGACGTGGTTTTTGACTCGCTGTTCGAACCTGTTTTCTGGTTGGTCGATTACGTCACACGATGGTTTGGAatg gtCTTTGTGTTCCTTGTGGTGATCCTGACGAGCTCCATCCTACTGATAGCTTACTTGATTTTGATACCTATGGTCCTGACTACCTACTCCCCACCCTGGATAGCTTGGCATATCTGCTATGGACACTGGAACCTGGTCATGATTGTCTTCCACTACTACAAAGCCACTAAGACAGCCCCTGGGTACCCACCCACG GTGAAAAACGATGTTCCGTTTGTGTCCGTCTGTAAGAAGTGCATCATTCCTAAACCAGCCAGGACTCACCACTGTGGGATTTGCAACAC GTGCATTCTGAAAATGGACCACCACTGTC CATGGTTAAATAACTGCGTGGGCCATTTAAACCACCGCTACTTTTTCTGCTTCTGCCTCTTCATGACGATGGGCTGTTTTTACTGCAGCATCAGTGGGAGGAACCTGTTCATGGATGCATACAGCGCTATAGAA CGCTTTAAACATATGGATGCAGAGAAACCAGGAGTACCAGTAACTGGGATGGGACTACTCATAGGAATCCTTCCCCCTGGGCAG ACTAACTACCAGACGCCTGCACCTCCCTACACGTTCAGGGACAAGATGTTCCACAAGAGCATCATCTACATGTGGGTTCTGACAAG CACAGTGGCAGTTGCCTTGGGAGGCCTGACCATATGGCACGCAGTGCTCATAtctagaggagagaccagcataGAGAGACACATCAACAGCAAAGAGACCCAACGCTTGGCTCaaagaggcagg GTGTACAAAAACCCCTTTGATTACGGCCGTCTGAACAACTGGAAGGTGTTCTTTGGTGTGGAGAGACGAAG GACATGCCCCTCAGGGAAACGGCATGACCTGGGACATTTATCCAATCAAAAAGGAGATGATGCCagtatgacccctgaccccacagactCCTCCTGCTCCTACTCCCAGAAGCCACTGCTCCTTTCAGCCAGCCTGGGGAACTCCCTGACAGGGCTAACAATGTGGGTTTGGGCTGGAGAGCAAGGAGACCAGCAAGGGCTACTTCCATTCATAGATAACAAGAGAATATTGTGA
- the zdhhc16a gene encoding palmitoyltransferase ZDHHC16A isoform X3, producing MWRCAQILPSTEQQTYPNKHVILHPGYSSRLAFDWNAEKPLGQAQVVCWASKLPASLASLRSRMRLCPSSVLLFLRWVRLRVCTRRGRSRLPLWPRERWVYLRLLVQSLCFNSLTNSDVVFDSLFEPVFWLVDYVTRWFGMVFVFLVVILTSSILLIAYLILIPMVLTTYSPPWIAWHICYGHWNLVMIVFHYYKATKTAPGYPPTVKNDVPFVSVCKKCIIPKPARTHHCGICNTCILKMDHHCPWLNNCVGHLNHRYFFCFCLFMTMGCFYCSISGRNLFMDAYSAIERFKHMDAEKPGVPVTGMGLLIGILPPGQTNYQTPAPPYTFRDKMFHKSIIYMWVLTSTVAVALGGLTIWHAVLISRGETSIERHINSKETQRLAQRGRVYKNPFDYGRLNNWKVFFGVERRRHWLTRVLLPSGHAPQGNGMTWDIYPIKKEMMPV from the exons ATGTGGAGGTGCGCTCAAATTCTGCCGAGTACCGAACAACAGACCTATCCAAACAAACACGTTATACTCCACCCGGGCTACTCCTCTCGGCTAGCCTTTGACTGGAATGCAGAAAAGCCTCTTGGGCAAGCGCAGGTAGTGTGTTGGGCAAGCAAATTGCCTGCCTCGCTAGCTTCACTTCG GAGCAGAATGAGGCTGTGCCCCAGCTCTGTGCTCCTGTTCCTGCGCTGGGTGCGGTTGCGTGTGTGTACCCGTAGGGGGCGTAGCAGGTTGCCCCTGTGGCCGAGGGAGAGATGGGTCTACCTCAGACTGCTGGTCCAGTCCCTCTGCTTCAACTCTCTAACCAACTCAGACGTGGTTTTTGACTCGCTGTTCGAACCTGTTTTCTGGTTGGTCGATTACGTCACACGATGGTTTGGAatg gtCTTTGTGTTCCTTGTGGTGATCCTGACGAGCTCCATCCTACTGATAGCTTACTTGATTTTGATACCTATGGTCCTGACTACCTACTCCCCACCCTGGATAGCTTGGCATATCTGCTATGGACACTGGAACCTGGTCATGATTGTCTTCCACTACTACAAAGCCACTAAGACAGCCCCTGGGTACCCACCCACG GTGAAAAACGATGTTCCGTTTGTGTCCGTCTGTAAGAAGTGCATCATTCCTAAACCAGCCAGGACTCACCACTGTGGGATTTGCAACAC GTGCATTCTGAAAATGGACCACCACTGTC CATGGTTAAATAACTGCGTGGGCCATTTAAACCACCGCTACTTTTTCTGCTTCTGCCTCTTCATGACGATGGGCTGTTTTTACTGCAGCATCAGTGGGAGGAACCTGTTCATGGATGCATACAGCGCTATAGAA CGCTTTAAACATATGGATGCAGAGAAACCAGGAGTACCAGTAACTGGGATGGGACTACTCATAGGAATCCTTCCCCCTGGGCAG ACTAACTACCAGACGCCTGCACCTCCCTACACGTTCAGGGACAAGATGTTCCACAAGAGCATCATCTACATGTGGGTTCTGACAAG CACAGTGGCAGTTGCCTTGGGAGGCCTGACCATATGGCACGCAGTGCTCATAtctagaggagagaccagcataGAGAGACACATCAACAGCAAAGAGACCCAACGCTTGGCTCaaagaggcagg GTGTACAAAAACCCCTTTGATTACGGCCGTCTGAACAACTGGAAGGTGTTCTTTGGTGTGGAGAGACGAAG ACACTGGTTGACACGGGTGCTCCTGCCATCAGGACATGCCCCTCAGGGAAACGGCATGACCTGGGACATTTATCCAATCAAAAAGGAGATGATGCCagtatga
- the zdhhc16a gene encoding palmitoyltransferase ZDHHC16A isoform X4, producing the protein MWRCAQILPSTEQQTYPNKHVILHPGYSSRLAFDWNAEKPLGQAQVVCWASKLPASLASLRSRMRLCPSSVLLFLRWVRLRVCTRRGRSRLPLWPRERWVYLRLLVQSLCFNSLTNSDVVFDSLFEPVFWLVDYVTRWFGMVFVFLVVILTSSILLIAYLILIPMVLTTYSPPWIAWHICYGHWNLVMIVFHYYKATKTAPGYPPTVKNDVPFVSVCKKCIIPKPARTHHCGICNTCILKMDHHCQKPGVPVTGMGLLIGILPPGQTNYQTPAPPYTFRDKMFHKSIIYMWVLTSTVAVALGGLTIWHAVLISRGETSIERHINSKETQRLAQRGRVYKNPFDYGRLNNWKVFFGVERRRTCPSGKRHDLGHLSNQKGDDASMTPDPTDSSCSYSQKPLLLSASLGNSLTGLTMWVWAGEQGDQQGLLPFIDNKRIL; encoded by the exons ATGTGGAGGTGCGCTCAAATTCTGCCGAGTACCGAACAACAGACCTATCCAAACAAACACGTTATACTCCACCCGGGCTACTCCTCTCGGCTAGCCTTTGACTGGAATGCAGAAAAGCCTCTTGGGCAAGCGCAGGTAGTGTGTTGGGCAAGCAAATTGCCTGCCTCGCTAGCTTCACTTCG GAGCAGAATGAGGCTGTGCCCCAGCTCTGTGCTCCTGTTCCTGCGCTGGGTGCGGTTGCGTGTGTGTACCCGTAGGGGGCGTAGCAGGTTGCCCCTGTGGCCGAGGGAGAGATGGGTCTACCTCAGACTGCTGGTCCAGTCCCTCTGCTTCAACTCTCTAACCAACTCAGACGTGGTTTTTGACTCGCTGTTCGAACCTGTTTTCTGGTTGGTCGATTACGTCACACGATGGTTTGGAatg gtCTTTGTGTTCCTTGTGGTGATCCTGACGAGCTCCATCCTACTGATAGCTTACTTGATTTTGATACCTATGGTCCTGACTACCTACTCCCCACCCTGGATAGCTTGGCATATCTGCTATGGACACTGGAACCTGGTCATGATTGTCTTCCACTACTACAAAGCCACTAAGACAGCCCCTGGGTACCCACCCACG GTGAAAAACGATGTTCCGTTTGTGTCCGTCTGTAAGAAGTGCATCATTCCTAAACCAGCCAGGACTCACCACTGTGGGATTTGCAACAC GTGCATTCTGAAAATGGACCACCACTGTC AGAAACCAGGAGTACCAGTAACTGGGATGGGACTACTCATAGGAATCCTTCCCCCTGGGCAG ACTAACTACCAGACGCCTGCACCTCCCTACACGTTCAGGGACAAGATGTTCCACAAGAGCATCATCTACATGTGGGTTCTGACAAG CACAGTGGCAGTTGCCTTGGGAGGCCTGACCATATGGCACGCAGTGCTCATAtctagaggagagaccagcataGAGAGACACATCAACAGCAAAGAGACCCAACGCTTGGCTCaaagaggcagg GTGTACAAAAACCCCTTTGATTACGGCCGTCTGAACAACTGGAAGGTGTTCTTTGGTGTGGAGAGACGAAG GACATGCCCCTCAGGGAAACGGCATGACCTGGGACATTTATCCAATCAAAAAGGAGATGATGCCagtatgacccctgaccccacagactCCTCCTGCTCCTACTCCCAGAAGCCACTGCTCCTTTCAGCCAGCCTGGGGAACTCCCTGACAGGGCTAACAATGTGGGTTTGGGCTGGAGAGCAAGGAGACCAGCAAGGGCTACTTCCATTCATAGATAACAAGAGAATATTGTGA
- the zdhhc16a gene encoding palmitoyltransferase ZDHHC16A isoform X1, with translation MWRCAQILPSTEQQTYPNKHVILHPGYSSRLAFDWNAEKPLGQAQVVCWASKLPASLASLRSRMRLCPSSVLLFLRWVRLRVCTRRGRSRLPLWPRERWVYLRLLVQSLCFNSLTNSDVVFDSLFEPVFWLVDYVTRWFGMVFVFLVVILTSSILLIAYLILIPMVLTTYSPPWIAWHICYGHWNLVMIVFHYYKATKTAPGYPPTVKNDVPFVSVCKKCIIPKPARTHHCGICNTCILKMDHHCPWLNNCVGHLNHRYFFCFCLFMTMGCFYCSISGRNLFMDAYSAIERFKHMDAEKPGVPVTGMGLLIGILPPGQTNYQTPAPPYTFRDKMFHKSIIYMWVLTSTVAVALGGLTIWHAVLISRGETSIERHINSKETQRLAQRGRVYKNPFDYGRLNNWKVFFGVERRRTCPSGKRHDLGHLSNQKGDDASMTPDPTDSSCSYSQKPLLLSASLGNSLTGLTMWVWAGEQGDQQGLLPFIDNKRIL, from the exons ATGTGGAGGTGCGCTCAAATTCTGCCGAGTACCGAACAACAGACCTATCCAAACAAACACGTTATACTCCACCCGGGCTACTCCTCTCGGCTAGCCTTTGACTGGAATGCAGAAAAGCCTCTTGGGCAAGCGCAGGTAGTGTGTTGGGCAAGCAAATTGCCTGCCTCGCTAGCTTCACTTCG GAGCAGAATGAGGCTGTGCCCCAGCTCTGTGCTCCTGTTCCTGCGCTGGGTGCGGTTGCGTGTGTGTACCCGTAGGGGGCGTAGCAGGTTGCCCCTGTGGCCGAGGGAGAGATGGGTCTACCTCAGACTGCTGGTCCAGTCCCTCTGCTTCAACTCTCTAACCAACTCAGACGTGGTTTTTGACTCGCTGTTCGAACCTGTTTTCTGGTTGGTCGATTACGTCACACGATGGTTTGGAatg gtCTTTGTGTTCCTTGTGGTGATCCTGACGAGCTCCATCCTACTGATAGCTTACTTGATTTTGATACCTATGGTCCTGACTACCTACTCCCCACCCTGGATAGCTTGGCATATCTGCTATGGACACTGGAACCTGGTCATGATTGTCTTCCACTACTACAAAGCCACTAAGACAGCCCCTGGGTACCCACCCACG GTGAAAAACGATGTTCCGTTTGTGTCCGTCTGTAAGAAGTGCATCATTCCTAAACCAGCCAGGACTCACCACTGTGGGATTTGCAACAC GTGCATTCTGAAAATGGACCACCACTGTC CATGGTTAAATAACTGCGTGGGCCATTTAAACCACCGCTACTTTTTCTGCTTCTGCCTCTTCATGACGATGGGCTGTTTTTACTGCAGCATCAGTGGGAGGAACCTGTTCATGGATGCATACAGCGCTATAGAA CGCTTTAAACATATGGATGCAGAGAAACCAGGAGTACCAGTAACTGGGATGGGACTACTCATAGGAATCCTTCCCCCTGGGCAG ACTAACTACCAGACGCCTGCACCTCCCTACACGTTCAGGGACAAGATGTTCCACAAGAGCATCATCTACATGTGGGTTCTGACAAG CACAGTGGCAGTTGCCTTGGGAGGCCTGACCATATGGCACGCAGTGCTCATAtctagaggagagaccagcataGAGAGACACATCAACAGCAAAGAGACCCAACGCTTGGCTCaaagaggcagg GTGTACAAAAACCCCTTTGATTACGGCCGTCTGAACAACTGGAAGGTGTTCTTTGGTGTGGAGAGACGAAG GACATGCCCCTCAGGGAAACGGCATGACCTGGGACATTTATCCAATCAAAAAGGAGATGATGCCagtatgacccctgaccccacagactCCTCCTGCTCCTACTCCCAGAAGCCACTGCTCCTTTCAGCCAGCCTGGGGAACTCCCTGACAGGGCTAACAATGTGGGTTTGGGCTGGAGAGCAAGGAGACCAGCAAGGGCTACTTCCATTCATAGATAACAAGAGAATATTGTGA
- the zdhhc16a gene encoding palmitoyltransferase ZDHHC16A isoform X5: MRLCPSSVLLFLRWVRLRVCTRRGRSRLPLWPRERWVYLRLLVQSLCFNSLTNSDVVFDSLFEPVFWLVDYVTRWFGMVFVFLVVILTSSILLIAYLILIPMVLTTYSPPWIAWHICYGHWNLVMIVFHYYKATKTAPGYPPTVKNDVPFVSVCKKCIIPKPARTHHCGICNTCILKMDHHCPWLNNCVGHLNHRYFFCFCLFMTMGCFYCSISGRNLFMDAYSAIERFKHMDAEKPGVPVTGMGLLIGILPPGQTNYQTPAPPYTFRDKMFHKSIIYMWVLTSTVAVALGGLTIWHAVLISRGETSIERHINSKETQRLAQRGRVYKNPFDYGRLNNWKVFFGVERRRTCPSGKRHDLGHLSNQKGDDASMTPDPTDSSCSYSQKPLLLSASLGNSLTGLTMWVWAGEQGDQQGLLPFIDNKRIL, translated from the exons ATGAGGCTGTGCCCCAGCTCTGTGCTCCTGTTCCTGCGCTGGGTGCGGTTGCGTGTGTGTACCCGTAGGGGGCGTAGCAGGTTGCCCCTGTGGCCGAGGGAGAGATGGGTCTACCTCAGACTGCTGGTCCAGTCCCTCTGCTTCAACTCTCTAACCAACTCAGACGTGGTTTTTGACTCGCTGTTCGAACCTGTTTTCTGGTTGGTCGATTACGTCACACGATGGTTTGGAatg gtCTTTGTGTTCCTTGTGGTGATCCTGACGAGCTCCATCCTACTGATAGCTTACTTGATTTTGATACCTATGGTCCTGACTACCTACTCCCCACCCTGGATAGCTTGGCATATCTGCTATGGACACTGGAACCTGGTCATGATTGTCTTCCACTACTACAAAGCCACTAAGACAGCCCCTGGGTACCCACCCACG GTGAAAAACGATGTTCCGTTTGTGTCCGTCTGTAAGAAGTGCATCATTCCTAAACCAGCCAGGACTCACCACTGTGGGATTTGCAACAC GTGCATTCTGAAAATGGACCACCACTGTC CATGGTTAAATAACTGCGTGGGCCATTTAAACCACCGCTACTTTTTCTGCTTCTGCCTCTTCATGACGATGGGCTGTTTTTACTGCAGCATCAGTGGGAGGAACCTGTTCATGGATGCATACAGCGCTATAGAA CGCTTTAAACATATGGATGCAGAGAAACCAGGAGTACCAGTAACTGGGATGGGACTACTCATAGGAATCCTTCCCCCTGGGCAG ACTAACTACCAGACGCCTGCACCTCCCTACACGTTCAGGGACAAGATGTTCCACAAGAGCATCATCTACATGTGGGTTCTGACAAG CACAGTGGCAGTTGCCTTGGGAGGCCTGACCATATGGCACGCAGTGCTCATAtctagaggagagaccagcataGAGAGACACATCAACAGCAAAGAGACCCAACGCTTGGCTCaaagaggcagg GTGTACAAAAACCCCTTTGATTACGGCCGTCTGAACAACTGGAAGGTGTTCTTTGGTGTGGAGAGACGAAG GACATGCCCCTCAGGGAAACGGCATGACCTGGGACATTTATCCAATCAAAAAGGAGATGATGCCagtatgacccctgaccccacagactCCTCCTGCTCCTACTCCCAGAAGCCACTGCTCCTTTCAGCCAGCCTGGGGAACTCCCTGACAGGGCTAACAATGTGGGTTTGGGCTGGAGAGCAAGGAGACCAGCAAGGGCTACTTCCATTCATAGATAACAAGAGAATATTGTGA